Proteins from a genomic interval of Phycisphaeraceae bacterium:
- a CDS encoding DUF2924 domain-containing protein → FGEQARSRHRQYLIRRIAWRIQANAEGGLSERALLRAEELANDADVRVTPPRPRLPTRKGEATSFQAAQARRAPSDRDLPASHDPRLPRPGTAIVRDYKDRRIVVNVLPEGFEWDGVRYSSLSAVAKAITGSHLNGFRFFGLEKSE, encoded by the coding sequence TCTTCGGCGAGCAGGCACGAAGCCGTCACCGGCAGTACCTGATCCGCAGGATCGCGTGGCGCATCCAGGCGAACGCCGAAGGCGGTCTCTCGGAGCGCGCGCTGCTGCGCGCAGAGGAGCTGGCGAACGACGCCGACGTTCGCGTGACGCCGCCCCGGCCCCGGCTCCCGACCCGGAAGGGCGAAGCGACCTCATTCCAAGCCGCCCAGGCGCGCCGGGCGCCATCCGATCGCGACCTTCCGGCCTCGCACGACCCCCGGCTTCCACGACCCGGGACCGCCATCGTCCGCGACTACAAGGACCGCCGGATCGTGGTGAACGTGCTGCCCGAAGGCTTCGAATGGGACGGCGTGCGCTACTCATCGCTCTCGGCGGTTGCCAAGGCGATCACCGGCTCGCACCTGAACGGGTTCCGGTTCTTCGGGCTGGAGAAGTCTGAATGA